A part of Candidatus Afararchaeum irisae genomic DNA contains:
- a CDS encoding BlaI/MecI/CopY family transcriptional regulator, which translates to MLGSLEKQIVAVLEDEETATISEVSDALDERDVEIAYTTVSTVLDRLHDKELVDRKKEPYRGGSRYVYEYVDIQDEYMNSVVDDVVTVFGENGVASLADSLGEFEDEDLSEIKDELGLE; encoded by the coding sequence ATGTTAGGTTCGCTCGAAAAGCAGATAGTCGCAGTCCTCGAGGACGAGGAGACAGCCACGATCAGCGAGGTTTCGGACGCTCTCGACGAGAGGGACGTTGAGATAGCCTACACGACCGTGAGCACGGTTCTCGACCGTCTCCATGACAAGGAGCTCGTCGACAGGAAGAAGGAGCCGTACAGGGGAGGTTCACGCTACGTCTACGAGTACGTCGACATACAGGACGAGTACATGAACAGCGTCGTCGACGATGTCGTCACAGTCTTCGGAGAGAACGGCGTCGCAAGCCTTGCCGACAGTCTCGGAGAGTTCGAGGACGAGGATCTCTCGGAGATCAAGGACGAGCTGGGACTCGAATAG
- a CDS encoding methyltransferase domain-containing protein, with product MSHKFDPEKAEKLEDESRTELAPVDRLLELIEADGDDEVADIGCGTGFFTRRVADEVSEVYGIDVERQILEYYAERGVSENVSLIESEVGSLALKDGCLDSAFSITVLHEFYAEEAFEEIARTLREGGTAVIIDFKKVREDGGPPYDHRVSVNEAVEAFEKVGEFEKVESGEMGDRTYYVKATK from the coding sequence ATGAGCCACAAGTTTGACCCCGAGAAAGCCGAGAAGCTCGAGGACGAGTCACGTACCGAGCTCGCTCCCGTCGACAGGCTTCTCGAACTCATCGAGGCGGACGGAGACGACGAAGTCGCCGACATCGGCTGTGGAACGGGTTTCTTCACGAGACGTGTCGCAGACGAGGTAAGCGAGGTCTACGGCATAGACGTCGAGAGACAGATACTCGAGTACTACGCCGAGAGGGGTGTGAGCGAGAACGTGAGTCTGATAGAGTCGGAGGTCGGAAGCCTCGCCCTCAAGGACGGCTGTCTCGACTCAGCCTTCTCTATCACGGTACTCCACGAGTTCTACGCCGAGGAGGCTTTCGAGGAGATAGCAAGGACTCTGAGGGAGGGAGGTACTGCTGTTATAATCGACTTCAAGAAGGTGAGAGAGGACGGAGGACCTCCGTACGACCACCGGGTTTCGGTCAACGAAGCCGTCGAGGCTTTCGAAAAAGTAGGAGAGTTCGAGAAGGTCGAGTCAGGCGAGATGGGAGACAGAACCTACTACGTCAAGGCGACTAAGTAA
- a CDS encoding glutaredoxin family protein: MSVNTVRILVRPNCPLCQKAVETVESVLDEVEEVDIETQNVESSPGLEEMYGDELPVVMVDGVVRYRLEVDADDLRDRLT; encoded by the coding sequence ATGTCAGTAAACACTGTAAGGATACTCGTGAGACCCAACTGCCCGCTGTGTCAGAAAGCAGTCGAGACTGTCGAGTCGGTCTTAGACGAGGTCGAAGAGGTGGATATCGAGACCCAGAACGTCGAGTCTTCACCCGGCTTGGAGGAGATGTACGGAGACGAACTCCCGGTAGTGATGGTCGACGGTGTCGTCAGGTACAGACTCGAAGTCGACGCCGATGACCTGCGTGACCGCCTTACTTAG
- a CDS encoding bifunctional nuclease family protein, which produces MDLTANVKGIGLAGDQTYAIVLEAGGRYLPVMVTGDQARSTQIALDDEPFERPLTHDLLLKMVNEMGGALDRIIIDDLMDGTFYAKIHIERYSEGEREKFVFDARPSDAVSLAVRTECDIEVSEEVMDEAGKSEDEIEFRDAN; this is translated from the coding sequence ATGGATCTCACCGCGAATGTAAAAGGGATAGGGCTCGCGGGCGACCAGACGTACGCGATAGTACTCGAAGCCGGCGGACGTTATCTCCCCGTCATGGTCACGGGCGACCAGGCGCGCTCGACACAGATCGCGCTCGACGACGAGCCCTTCGAGAGACCTCTGACACACGACCTTCTCCTCAAGATGGTAAACGAGATGGGGGGTGCACTCGACAGAATAATAATCGACGACCTCATGGACGGCACCTTCTACGCCAAGATACACATAGAGCGGTACTCCGAGGGCGAGAGGGAGAAGTTCGTCTTCGACGCGCGTCCGAGCGACGCCGTCTCACTCGCCGTACGTACCGAGTGCGACATAGAGGTCTCCGAAGAAGTCATGGACGAAGCCGGAAAGTCGGAAGACGAGATAGAGTTCAGAGACGCTAACTGA